One region of Aurantimonas sp. HBX-1 genomic DNA includes:
- the speB gene encoding agmatinase, translated as MTRKSIDHAFTSQSALGAAGDPTYAGALSFMRRRLTKAPDGADVTVWGVPFDASVSNRPGSRFGPQALRRASAIFDNDPQYPFDRDLFAAMSVVDYGDCALDYRLPETAHETIRREADAILAHTGFLLTFGGDHSITFPLLQAHVARHGKLSLVQFDAHQDTWPVAIGSHDRPRVDHGSFVKAAVDAGLIDPATSIQIGIRTHAPEDCGIAIIDGEAVEEMTGAAIAEQILARTAGNSVYLSFDIDCLDAAFAPGTGTPVAGGPTSAKILSVLRRLGSLSLVGADVVEVSPPYDHADITAIAGATVAMYVLGLLAERKGA; from the coding sequence ATGACGCGCAAGAGCATCGACCACGCCTTCACCAGCCAGAGCGCGCTCGGAGCGGCCGGGGACCCGACCTATGCGGGTGCCCTCTCCTTCATGCGCCGCCGCCTGACCAAGGCGCCCGACGGCGCCGACGTCACGGTCTGGGGCGTTCCCTTCGACGCGTCGGTCTCCAACCGGCCGGGAAGCCGCTTCGGGCCGCAGGCGCTGCGGCGTGCCTCGGCGATCTTCGACAACGACCCCCAGTATCCCTTCGACCGGGACCTGTTCGCGGCGATGAGCGTCGTCGACTACGGCGACTGCGCGCTCGACTACCGCCTACCCGAGACGGCGCACGAGACCATCCGGCGCGAGGCGGACGCGATCCTGGCGCATACCGGCTTCCTGCTGACGTTCGGCGGCGACCACTCGATCACCTTTCCGCTGCTCCAGGCGCACGTCGCCCGGCACGGCAAGCTGTCGCTGGTGCAGTTCGACGCGCACCAGGATACCTGGCCGGTGGCCATCGGCTCGCACGATCGGCCGCGGGTGGACCACGGGTCCTTCGTCAAGGCGGCGGTGGACGCCGGCCTGATCGATCCCGCCACCTCCATCCAGATCGGCATAAGGACCCACGCGCCGGAGGATTGCGGCATCGCGATCATCGACGGCGAGGCCGTGGAGGAGATGACCGGCGCCGCCATCGCCGAGCAGATCCTTGCCCGCACGGCGGGCAACAGCGTGTATCTCAGCTTCGATATCGACTGCCTGGACGCGGCCTTCGCGCCCGGCACCGGCACGCCGGTCGCCGGCGGGCCTACCAGCGCGAAGATCCTCTCCGTCCTGCGCCGGCTCGGCTCGTTGTCGCTGGTCGGCGCCGATGTCGTGGAAGTCTCGCCGCCCTACGACCACGCCGACATCACCGCGATTGCGGGCGCGACGGTGGCGATGTACGTGCTCGGTCTGCTGGCCGAGCGCAAAGGCGCCTGA
- the argC gene encoding N-acetyl-gamma-glutamyl-phosphate reductase, giving the protein MTDKIRIGVLGASGYTGADLVRLAARHPAVEIGVLTANSHAGKPMRAVFRHFSHIDLPDLVRIDEADWGSVDAVFCGLPHGTTQAITREIFATYPDTKIIDMSADFRLRDAAVYKEWYGLDHGAMDIQGEAVYGLTEIYRDAIRDARLIACPGCYPTAVLLSLVPLARAGLIDTADIVIDAKSGVSGAGRSLKENTLFCEAGEGISPYAVGKHRHMAEIEQEIAVAAGIPDARINFTPHLIPMSRGELCTSYVRLAGGATASDLRDRLAEAYADEPFVTVLEDGVLPQTQMVRGSNYVAMNVVPDRIPGRAIVISALDNLVKGSAGQAIQNFNVAFGLEETLGIEQLPLFP; this is encoded by the coding sequence ATGACAGACAAGATCCGGATCGGGGTACTGGGCGCGAGCGGCTATACGGGCGCTGATCTGGTGCGCCTTGCCGCCCGCCATCCGGCCGTCGAGATCGGCGTGCTGACCGCGAACAGCCACGCGGGCAAGCCGATGCGCGCGGTGTTCCGGCATTTTTCGCATATCGACCTGCCGGACCTCGTGCGCATCGACGAAGCCGACTGGGGCAGCGTCGACGCGGTGTTCTGCGGGCTGCCGCACGGCACCACCCAGGCGATCACCCGCGAGATCTTCGCGACCTATCCCGACACGAAGATCATCGACATGTCGGCCGACTTCCGACTGCGGGATGCCGCGGTCTACAAGGAGTGGTACGGGCTCGACCATGGCGCCATGGATATCCAGGGCGAGGCGGTCTACGGGCTCACCGAGATCTACCGGGACGCGATCCGCGATGCGCGGCTGATCGCCTGCCCCGGCTGCTACCCGACCGCCGTCCTGCTCTCCCTCGTGCCGCTGGCACGGGCCGGGCTGATCGACACGGCCGATATCGTCATCGACGCGAAGTCGGGCGTGTCAGGCGCCGGCCGCAGCCTGAAGGAGAACACGCTGTTCTGCGAGGCTGGCGAAGGCATCTCGCCCTACGCGGTCGGCAAGCATCGTCACATGGCGGAAATCGAGCAGGAGATCGCCGTTGCGGCCGGCATCCCGGACGCGCGGATCAACTTCACCCCTCATCTGATCCCGATGAGCCGCGGCGAACTCTGCACCAGCTATGTCCGTCTGGCGGGCGGCGCGACCGCGTCAGACCTTCGCGACCGGCTGGCCGAGGCCTATGCCGACGAGCCCTTCGTGACCGTGCTGGAAGACGGCGTGCTGCCGCAGACCCAGATGGTGCGCGGCTCGAACTATGTGGCGATGAACGTCGTGCCGGACCGCATCCCCGGACGCGCCATCGTGATCTCGGCACTGGACAATCTGGTGAAGGGTTCGGCCGGCCAGGCAATCCAGAACTTCAACGTCGCCTTCGGCCTTGAGGAAACGCTCGGCATCGAGCAGCTGCCGCTCTTCCCTTGA
- a CDS encoding DegT/DnrJ/EryC1/StrS aminotransferase family protein: MTQTIPFIDLATQRDRIRDKVDRRMAAVLDHGAFILGPEIRELEAALSDFGKMAHTLSCASGTDALALPLMAWDVKVGDAVFCPSFTFAATAEVVAWLGATPYFVDVDPDTFNMDAASLEAAIAEVEAGGKLRPRAIIAVDLFGQPADYPAIRKIADAHGLKLISDAAQGYGGTIDGELSSRWSHVVSTSFFPAKPLGCYGDGGAVQTDDAELFDVMASLRVHGQNVEDKYDNIRIGMNARMDTLQAAILLEKLAIFPDELAARSRVAARYSARLSNIATPQKLLRDATSTWAQYTVRLPAGADRAAVAASLREAGVPTAIYYPKPLHQQTAYSRFPVVGGALPVSDALAKDVISLPMHAYLDEPTQDHIIEALATALAA; this comes from the coding sequence ATGACCCAGACCATTCCCTTCATCGACCTTGCCACGCAACGCGACCGGATTCGCGACAAGGTCGACCGCCGAATGGCCGCGGTGCTCGACCACGGCGCCTTCATCCTGGGACCCGAGATCCGCGAGCTCGAGGCAGCCCTGTCCGACTTCGGCAAGATGGCGCACACGCTTTCCTGCGCCTCCGGCACCGACGCCCTAGCGCTGCCGCTGATGGCCTGGGACGTGAAGGTCGGCGACGCCGTGTTCTGCCCAAGCTTCACCTTCGCGGCGACCGCCGAGGTGGTGGCCTGGCTCGGCGCGACGCCCTATTTCGTCGACGTCGATCCGGACACGTTCAACATGGACGCCGCCAGCCTCGAAGCGGCGATCGCCGAGGTCGAAGCCGGCGGCAAGTTGCGGCCGCGGGCGATCATCGCGGTGGACCTGTTCGGCCAGCCGGCGGACTATCCGGCGATCCGCAAGATCGCCGACGCGCACGGGCTGAAGCTCATCTCCGATGCGGCCCAGGGTTATGGCGGCACGATCGACGGCGAGTTGTCGAGCCGCTGGTCGCATGTCGTGTCGACCAGCTTCTTCCCGGCCAAGCCGCTCGGCTGCTACGGCGACGGCGGCGCGGTGCAGACCGACGACGCCGAGCTGTTCGACGTCATGGCGTCGCTGCGCGTCCACGGTCAGAACGTCGAGGACAAATACGACAACATCCGCATCGGCATGAACGCCCGCATGGATACGCTGCAGGCGGCGATCCTCTTGGAAAAGCTGGCGATCTTCCCGGACGAGCTCGCCGCGCGCTCGCGCGTTGCCGCGCGCTACTCGGCGCGGCTGTCGAACATCGCGACGCCGCAGAAGCTGCTGCGCGACGCCACCTCCACCTGGGCGCAGTACACGGTGCGGCTGCCGGCCGGCGCCGACCGGGCAGCGGTAGCCGCGTCGCTGCGCGAGGCGGGCGTTCCGACGGCGATCTACTATCCGAAGCCGCTGCACCAGCAGACGGCTTACAGCCGCTTCCCGGTCGTCGGCGGGGCGCTTCCGGTCTCGGATGCGTTGGCGAAGGACGTGATCAGCTTGCCGATGCACGCCTATCTGGACGAGCCGACGCAGGACCACATCATCGAGGCGCTGGCCACCGCCCTCGCCGCCTAA
- a CDS encoding COX15/CtaA family protein: MNTMASSAAAPSVVSPRDRNRSAIRAWLYAVALVIFALIVVGGATRLTESGLSITEWKPIHGVVPPLSTEEWQEEFDLYRQIPQYQQINRGMSLDEFKTIYWWEWAHRFLARGVGIVFALPLAFFWLTGRIEPFLKPRLLGILALGALQGGIGWWMVASGLSVRTDVSQYRLATHLTIACIIFAAIIWVARGLARPRFEAPPSRGSIGVAGLILFLTFVQIYLGGLVAGLNAGLTFNTWPLMDGAWIPGGLLTMQPAWRNFFENVMTVQFVHRMGAYTLFAVVAAHAAASLMLAPGTRHARVALVLFFLVLAQASIGIVTLLLAVPIGWGLAHQAGGVVVLAMAVVHLRSLKGEYPERAYLAR; this comes from the coding sequence ATGAACACAATGGCTTCTTCCGCCGCCGCGCCGTCGGTGGTCTCGCCGCGGGACCGCAACCGTTCGGCCATCCGCGCCTGGCTCTATGCCGTCGCTTTGGTGATCTTCGCGTTGATCGTCGTCGGCGGCGCCACGCGCCTCACCGAATCGGGCCTGTCGATCACCGAGTGGAAGCCGATCCACGGGGTCGTGCCGCCGCTCTCGACGGAGGAGTGGCAGGAGGAATTCGACCTCTACCGGCAGATCCCGCAATACCAGCAGATCAACCGGGGCATGAGCCTCGACGAGTTCAAGACCATCTACTGGTGGGAATGGGCGCATCGCTTCCTCGCGCGCGGCGTCGGCATCGTCTTCGCCCTTCCGCTGGCGTTCTTCTGGCTGACCGGTCGGATCGAGCCGTTCCTTAAGCCGCGGCTGCTCGGGATTCTCGCCCTCGGGGCGCTGCAGGGCGGCATCGGCTGGTGGATGGTCGCGTCCGGTCTGAGCGTGCGTACCGACGTCAGCCAGTATCGTCTGGCGACGCACCTGACGATCGCCTGCATCATCTTCGCGGCGATTATCTGGGTGGCGCGGGGCCTCGCCCGACCGCGCTTCGAGGCGCCGCCGTCGCGGGGATCGATCGGCGTCGCCGGCCTGATCCTGTTCCTGACCTTCGTGCAGATCTATCTCGGCGGGCTGGTCGCCGGGCTCAATGCCGGGCTCACCTTCAACACCTGGCCGCTCATGGACGGCGCCTGGATCCCCGGCGGTCTGCTCACCATGCAGCCGGCCTGGCGCAACTTCTTCGAGAACGTCATGACCGTGCAGTTCGTGCACCGGATGGGCGCCTACACGCTGTTCGCGGTCGTCGCCGCGCACGCAGCGGCGTCGCTGATGCTCGCGCCCGGCACGCGCCACGCCAGGGTGGCGCTGGTGCTGTTCTTCCTGGTGCTGGCGCAGGCCTCGATCGGCATCGTCACGCTGCTGCTCGCCGTGCCGATCGGCTGGGGCCTGGCGCACCAGGCCGGCGGCGTCGTGGTGCTGGCGATGGCCGTGGTCCATCTGCGCAGCCTGAAGGGCGAATATCCCGAGCGCGCCTATCTCGCGCGGTAG